The Janthinobacterium lividum genome has a window encoding:
- a CDS encoding SRPBCC family protein, with product MIKKTLLLIVVVVAAILGYATTKPDTFSVQREITIKAPPEKIAALITDFHYWAAWSPWEKLDPAMRRTFSGPTNGLGAQYAWQGNDKVGAGRMEITEAAQPERTVIKLDFLKPFESHNTTTFSMTPEGDSTKVNWTMTGPSPYVSKVMTVFVSMDRMIGKDFEKGLNNLKAAAER from the coding sequence ATGATCAAAAAAACCCTGCTGCTGATCGTTGTCGTCGTCGCCGCCATCCTCGGCTATGCCACCACCAAACCCGACACCTTCAGTGTCCAGCGCGAAATCACCATCAAGGCCCCGCCCGAGAAAATTGCCGCCCTGATCACGGACTTCCATTACTGGGCCGCGTGGTCGCCGTGGGAAAAGCTCGATCCGGCCATGCGCCGCACGTTTTCGGGGCCGACCAATGGCCTGGGCGCGCAATATGCATGGCAAGGCAATGACAAGGTGGGCGCCGGCCGCATGGAAATCACGGAAGCGGCCCAGCCCGAACGCACCGTCATCAAGCTGGACTTCCTCAAGCCGTTTGAAAGCCATAACACCACCACGTTTAGCATGACGCCCGAGGGCGACAGCACCAAGGTGAACTGGACCATGACGGGTCCCAGCCCTTACGTCAGCAAGGTCATGACGGTGTTTGTCAGCATGGACAGGATGATCGGCAAGGATTTTGAAAAAGGCTTGAACAACCTGAAGGCAGCTGCGGAGCGCTAA